A single window of Diaphorobacter sp. HDW4A DNA harbors:
- a CDS encoding Tn3 family transposase, with amino-acid sequence MPRRSILSATERESLLALPDAKDELIRHYTFNETDLSVIRQRRGAANRLGFAVQLCYLRFPGIFLGVDEPPFPPLLRMVAAQLKVPVESWNDYGQREQTRREHLVELQTVFGFKPFTMSHYRQAVHTLTELALQTDKGIVLASTLVENLRRQSIILPAMNAIERASAEAITRANRSIHAALADSLIPVHRQRLDELLKRKDGSKMTWLAWLRQSPAKPNSRHMLEHIERLKAWQALDLPAGIERQVHQNRLLKIAREGGQMTPADLAKFESQRRYATLVALAIEGMATVTDEIIDLHDRIIGKLFNAAKNKHQQQFQASGKAINDKVRMYGRIGQALIEAKQSGGDPFAAIEAVMPWDTFAASVTEAQTLARPADFDFLHHIGESYATLRRYAPQFLDVLKLRAAPTAKGVLDAIDVLRGMNSDSARKVPADAPTAFIKPRWAKLVLTDEGIDRRYYELCALSELKNALRSGDVWVQGSRQFKDFDEYLVPIEKFATLKLASELPLAVATDCDQYLHDRLELLEAQLATVNRMAATNDLPDAIITTASGLKITPLDAAVPDAAQALIDQSAMLLPHLKITELLMEVDEWTGFTRHFTHLKTGDTAKDKTLLMTTILADGINLGLTKMAESCPGTTYAKLSWLQAWHVRDETYSTALAELVNAQFRQPFAGNWGDGTTSSSDGQNFRTGSKAESTGHINPKYGSSPGRTFYTHISDQYAPFSAKVVNVGLRDSTYVLDGLLYHESDLRIEEHYTDTAGFTDHVFGLMHFLGFRFAPRIRDLGDTKLFIPKGDTAYDALKPMISSDRLNIKAIRAHWDEILRLATSIKQGTVTASLMLRKLGSYPRQNGLAVALRELGRIERTLFILDWLQSVELRRRVHAGLNKGEARNALARAVFFYRLGEIRDRSFEQQRYRASGLNLVTAAIVLWNTVYLERATSALRAHGKALDDTLLQYLSPLGWEHINLTGDYLWRSSAKVGAGKFRPLRPLPPS; translated from the coding sequence ATGCCACGCCGCTCAATCCTGTCCGCCACCGAGCGCGAAAGTCTGCTGGCACTGCCAGATGCCAAAGACGAGCTGATACGGCACTACACGTTCAACGAAACCGACCTGTCGGTGATCCGTCAGCGTCGCGGCGCCGCGAATCGATTGGGCTTCGCCGTGCAGCTTTGCTACTTGCGATTCCCTGGCATCTTCTTGGGCGTCGATGAACCTCCATTTCCGCCCCTGCTGCGCATGGTGGCCGCACAACTCAAGGTGCCGGTGGAAAGCTGGAACGATTACGGCCAGCGCGAGCAGACACGGCGGGAGCACTTGGTCGAGCTGCAAACGGTGTTTGGATTCAAGCCCTTCACCATGAGTCACTACCGGCAAGCCGTGCATACATTGACCGAACTGGCCTTGCAAACAGACAAAGGCATTGTGCTGGCCAGCACCCTTGTTGAAAACCTGCGGCGGCAGAGCATCATCCTACCCGCCATGAATGCCATCGAGCGCGCAAGCGCCGAGGCCATTACCCGTGCCAACCGGAGCATCCATGCGGCATTGGCCGATTCCTTGATACCTGTCCATCGCCAGCGCCTGGACGAACTGCTCAAGCGCAAGGATGGTAGCAAAATGACGTGGCTAGCGTGGCTGCGCCAATCGCCCGCCAAGCCGAACTCGCGCCACATGCTTGAACACATCGAACGCCTCAAAGCCTGGCAGGCGCTTGACCTACCTGCTGGCATCGAACGGCAGGTACACCAAAACCGCTTGCTCAAGATCGCCCGCGAGGGCGGCCAGATGACGCCCGCCGACCTGGCCAAGTTCGAGTCGCAGCGGCGTTACGCCACCTTGGTAGCACTGGCCATCGAGGGCATGGCCACCGTCACTGATGAAATCATCGACCTTCACGACCGCATCATCGGCAAGCTGTTCAATGCGGCCAAGAACAAGCATCAACAGCAGTTCCAGGCTTCCGGCAAGGCGATCAACGACAAGGTGCGGATGTATGGCCGCATCGGTCAGGCGCTGATTGAAGCCAAACAAAGCGGCGGCGATCCGTTCGCCGCCATCGAAGCGGTCATGCCGTGGGACACCTTCGCCGCCAGCGTCACCGAGGCGCAAACGCTGGCGCGGCCTGCCGATTTTGATTTCCTGCACCATATCGGCGAGAGTTACGCCACGCTGCGCCGCTATGCGCCGCAGTTCCTGGACGTGCTCAAACTGCGCGCCGCGCCCACCGCCAAGGGTGTGCTCGATGCCATCGACGTGCTGCGCGGCATGAACAGCGACAGCGCGCGCAAGGTGCCCGCCGATGCGCCAACCGCATTCATCAAGCCGCGCTGGGCAAAGCTGGTTCTGACCGACGAGGGTATTGACCGGCGTTACTACGAGTTATGCGCCCTGTCGGAGCTGAAGAACGCACTGCGCTCTGGTGATGTTTGGGTGCAGGGTTCGCGCCAGTTCAAGGACTTCGACGAATACCTGGTGCCGATCGAGAAGTTCGCCACCCTGAAGCTGGCCAGCGAATTGCCACTGGCCGTGGCCACCGACTGCGACCAATATCTGCATGACCGACTGGAATTATTGGAGGCGCAACTCGCCACAGTCAACCGCATGGCGGCGACCAACGACTTACCGGATGCCATCATCACCACTGCATCGGGCCTGAAGATCACGCCGCTGGACGCAGCGGTGCCAGACGCCGCGCAAGCCTTGATTGACCAGTCGGCGATGTTGCTGCCGCACCTCAAGATCACCGAGTTGCTGATGGAGGTCGATGAATGGACGGGCTTCACGCGCCACTTCACACACCTGAAGACCGGCGACACGGCCAAGGACAAAACCTTGCTGATGACGACGATTCTGGCTGATGGTATCAATCTTGGGCTCACCAAGATGGCCGAGTCCTGCCCTGGCACCACCTACGCCAAGCTGTCTTGGCTGCAAGCCTGGCACGTTCGCGACGAAACCTATTCGACGGCGCTGGCCGAGCTGGTGAACGCACAGTTTCGACAACCCTTCGCCGGAAACTGGGGCGACGGCACCACGTCATCGTCGGACGGCCAGAACTTCCGAACCGGCAGCAAGGCAGAGAGCACCGGGCATATCAATCCGAAGTATGGAAGTAGCCCTGGGCGGACGTTCTATACCCATATCTCCGACCAATACGCGCCCTTCAGCGCCAAGGTGGTCAACGTCGGCTTGCGCGACTCGACCTATGTGCTCGATGGCCTGCTGTACCACGAGTCTGACTTGCGTATCGAGGAACACTACACCGACACGGCGGGCTTCACCGATCATGTGTTCGGCCTGATGCACTTTCTGGGATTCCGGTTCGCGCCGCGCATCCGCGACCTGGGCGACACCAAGCTGTTCATTCCCAAGGGCGATACTGCCTACGATGCACTCAAGCCGATGATTAGCAGCGACAGGCTGAACATCAAGGCTATTCGCGCTCATTGGGATGAAATCCTACGGCTGGCCACTTCGATCAAGCAGGGCACGGTGACGGCCTCGCTGATGCTGCGCAAGCTCGGCAGCTATCCGCGCCAAAACGGCTTGGCCGTCGCCCTGCGCGAGCTGGGGCGCATCGAGCGCACGCTGTTCATTCTGGATTGGCTGCAAAGCGTGGAGCTGCGCCGCCGCGTCCATGCGGGGCTGAATAAGGGCGAGGCGCGCAACGCGCTGGCCAGGGCGGTCTTCTTCTACCGATTGGGTGAAATCCGCGACCGCAGTTTTGAGCAGCAGCGCTACCGGGCCAGCGGCCTCAATCTGGTGACGGCGGCCATCGTGTTGTGGAACACGGTCTATCTGGAGCGTGCCACCAGTGCTTTGCGTGCCCACGGCAAGGCGCTGGACGACACGTTGCTGCAATATCTGTCACCGCTGGGGTGGGAGCATATCAACCTGACCGGCGATTACCTATGGCGCAGCAGTGCCAAGGTCGGTGCGGGGAAGTTCAGGCCATTGCGACCGCTGCCACCGTCTTAG